Part of the Vicugna pacos chromosome 3, VicPac4, whole genome shotgun sequence genome is shown below.
TTCCCAAGCAAAAACCGAGGGAATTCATCACCACCAGGCATGCCTTACAAGAGTGTTAAAAGGAGCTCTTCAAGTTGAAACAGAAGGACGCTAAACAACATGAAAGCATATGAGAGTATAAATCTCATTGCTAAAAGGcaacaaagaatattaaaatactgtcagaataaaacataaataacttTGGACGTTAGTGTATAAATTAGAAGACAAAGTAGTAAGAACAATTATACCAACGAGATGTGTTAATGAAAACATCATGGAAAGAAGTAAAATCTGACATCAGTTATATATAAATTGTGAAGGCAGATTAAAGTGTAGAATATCTATGTGATCAAAGTTATCAGCTTTAAATAGATGGCTCTAACTATAAATTGTTCAATGCAAACCCCATGGTAACCCCCCAAAAACCTGTACAGTGGgtatattttagaaaaagaagaaaagaatcaaagcgtatcaccacacacacacaaaatcatcaaaccaagggggagggtatagctcaagtggtggagcacatgtttggcatgcatggggtcctgggttcaattccgagtacctcctctaaaaacaaataaaattaatagacctaattacttcccctccaaCCACCCCCAAAGGAACAACAAAACTCATCAAAGCACAAAGTCCACAAGggagaaacaagaaaactacaaaGCAGACAGAAAACAATCTACAAAATGGCAAGAGTACGTACTTACCTATCAGTAACTACTTTAAATGTAGGACTACACTCCTTAATCAAAGAAAGAGAGTGGctaagtggatttttaaaaagagaaaggaaggcccAACTATGTGCTTTCCTCAATAAGATCTCTTGTGCATTGTTGgaggggatgtaaaatggtacagttgcTATGGAACAGTACggagcttcctcaaaaaaaaatgaaatatacataaaatctgacatatgatccagcaatcctgctcctgggtatgtatccaaaagaCTAAAAAGCAGAATTTGGAAGAGATGTTTGCACActcatattcactgcagcattattcacaatagccaagagacggaagcaatccaagtgcccatcagcaaacgaatggataaagaaaacatgttATACACGTGCAACAGAAAATTAttcagcctcaaaaaaaaaaaagggaatcctGTCACAGGCTGCATGTGTGAaacctgaggacattatgctaagtgaaataagcctgtcAAAGACAAATTCCACCTACACAAGACACCTAAAGTGGTcagtcacagaaacagaaagtagaatagtgacTGCCATGGGCTCAGAGAAGACGGGAAATGAGTTGTTGCTCAACTGGtatagtttcagttttacaaggtgAGAAATTTCTAGAGATCTTTTGCACAACGGTGTGAACATAATTagcactactgaactgtacacttaaaaacagtGAAGGTGGTAAACTGAATGCTATGTGTTTTACCGCAATTTTTACAACAAGATTGTCTGCAATCAATGAAGACTTGTAGACAAAGTCATTTTCATAGTTTTGAAGAGCTTCAATGTTGTCCAAGCTTCCAGTCTGGCATattgaggtgttttttttttcttttcttttatctagTTTCTTAGCAACTAGAATACTGTTGGAACTGTCACCCAGAATAATCAAGACAGCTTTCATAGCCTTTCCAGTTAAAACAATTCATGAACAGTTCTGCAGCACTATAGACCAGATAGACAATAGGACTGGTGACCGATCATAGTTCCATTCTGTACCTTGAAGTCTTCCTTAGAGGAAGTGTCAACAAGGAATGTCATCTGGCCTCAGCAGCCAGTTGTGATATTTGACCTTGTCTATGGGGTCTCCCTCTGTATGTTAGTTTTGGCTTCATTTAGTGGCCTGGGAAAGACTGCACATGCTCCTGCATCAATTACACCCTGAGACTATCCATCTATCTCAGTGGCAGTATTTCTTCTGGCTCTTAAGGAAGAAGTTACAATCAGCCATTCTGTAGTTCCTGGAAGCTTTACAAACTGTTTTCACAACCATTCAATTAATTCATTTGGATAatcagtaaactaaaaaaaaaaattaaaaaattaaaaataaatacctgGGAAGTCTCTGCTAATATTTCAGGATCTTCATGCTGCAAAAGATGAAAACTGCAAAGCAGAATTTGCTCAACGAACTTCTCCTTAAGACAAATGTTTTAGTGTCCAGGCTAGATTTCTAAAGATGGAAAAATGCGCCCAAGGTATAAACATCTTTTCACGTTCACTTTGGAAGTATTTCAGATTGCTGGAAAGGTTCCAGTGGTATAGAGAGTTCCTTTTGCATGTCTTGCCCACACGCCGACATCTTGCATAACCACAACACAGGTGTCAAACACAGGAAATTAATATTTATAGAACTCAGTATTCAGCTTTCACCAATTGTCCCACTGATgtcctttttagaaaaaaattttatggaaCCCGGCCAGCATCAGGCATTGCATTTTGTAAGACTTCCTTGGCCTCACCTACTCTTGGACAGATACCCACTTTGTCCGTTGCAGCCTCAGCACTTTCAGAAGGTATTAGGCAGCTGCTACGTGGACTGTCCCTCAGTCTGGGTTTGTATCATGTTTTCTCCTGATTTAGAATTCAGGCTGCATCCTGGGCAGGAATGTCACAGTGTACCTACCACACATGGGGTGAGGGGGGTAGGACACATGACACCTCTATGTCTTGATACTGTTGGTACTTTGACTGCTTTGTTGTAGTGGCATCTGCGTGACTTCTCCACTAAGCAGGTACTGTTTATTCCCTTTGGGAATCTTGTGAGGACGTGCTCTGCCCTACTAAGTTTAGCAGCCACTGACAGTTCCTGCCCATAAAATTACCACTGGGGTGTTTGCCAAATAGCAGTATTTTATTTCCATCCTTCCTCTGTATTTATTAATTAGGTCCCTACTGAAGGGAGGACctatcccttccccaccctctttaATTTATTTAGATCACTATGGACtaagtatttgcttttctgtggGTGTGAGCAATTTTTAAGAGTTGGGATGGACCTCTTAAATTGCCTTCAGAAAGGCTGTGCAGATTCACACTCCCTCAGATATTCCAAGAGTCTGCCGCCTTTCTACACCCACAGCAGTGTAATTATGTACAAATAAACAGattcatttctttaataaaagaTATCTAGCAATTGCTTATCTTTGCATTTTATGGCCACCAGAGTGAAGCCTCTTCCATTTCTTcacagttcattctttttttttcttccattacttcactgttcattcatttttcatctttcatcacatttctttacccttacACATTTTACCCTTGCCATCTATGTGTTTATGAGATGTCTTTACACTGAGGATATTACACCAAAAATGTAATAATTTGGAATACATCTTCTCAATTTCTTTGCACTTTACCTTTGATAACAGATGTCAATTTCACAGTTCTTCACAGTCAAATACATTGATGTGTTCCATTCATATGTGTGCTGTTGTAAAGTTCCTTCCCAAATAAAGAGATGACACTCAACATGCTCTCTTAGATTTCTGGTAAGTTCAAATTTGtacatgtatttctttaattcttcTGGAATATATTCCACTAGCTTCTCCAACATAAACTTTTTCTGTTTCAATATTTTCCTCCAAAGTTCAggaatttttaaagacagaatttaaatcattggggaaatatataaaacttttagTAAATGATGCTGACAgtccatttgggggaaaaaaaaacttcctacctcacattatttataaaaatggattccacTTGGATATACACGTATTAGGAAAATACTTTTTATCAAGAAAATACAAACTCTACAAATCTAGCCATCTGGATAAATACATGACAGATCATCTATCTCTGGACAGCTTCCTAGCATTAgattaaagtgaaataaatatgATTAAGATATCCTTCATCATACTCAAACACGTTTATATACCATTGCCTAAACGTTACATTACAATTGACAGCATACACTATAAAATCTCTTTACTGTTCATGAAAGTTTCTCTGAAGTTTTGGGTTACATTTACTTGTCCTTACCAGGACTCAGCTATAcgccaaagcaaagtttttataTGAATAAAAAGGGGGCCTGTAAGTTGAAATAAATAACACTACAAAatacatattcataaatatttacaattactaatataaatattaatttatactATATGTAGACATAAGAGACAATGAAACGATGAACTGTAATGAAGACGGGGAAATAGACGAAACCAAATCATCAGGGATTCGGGTCTCTTTTTTTTCCAACACAAACTGCAAGTGCTCCAAGTGCCGCATGTCATCAGCTGTAAACATCTCAGCATAAGGCAGACCGGCGGGGGGGCCCCCCCTGCGGGGCGCGCCTCACCGGATGTGGTACGCCCTGAAGCACTTGGCATGCACGCCCTTCTGGCACTTCTCGCAGCGGGTGTTGGTCTGCGAGTGGCAGAGGGCGCAGCGGGTCCTCTTGTCCTGGTGGATGATCCAGTGCCCAATCATGTCGAAGCGGCTCTCGGTTTCCAGCCTCCTACTTCGCCTCCCCTGGGACGACGTGTCCGCGTTGCTCTCCAGGTACACACAGGCCACGTACCTCCGGAAGGCCAGGAGGTCCACCTGGGCGTCTCGGCAGCATATCCGGTGCAGCTGCCACGCGTTGTTAAGAGCAGCGTCGATGACGTAGCCAATGAAACTCGAGTACCACTTCATACCCCGGATCTTCACCTTGTACTTGGCGATGTTCTGGTCCATCCGGCCGACACCCCCCACCTTCTCCTGGTACAGCCTCACCAGGGATGGCTGGTGGACCTGGGACTGCGTTCTGGCCGCCCCCGAGTGATGGCTGCTCAGCCCCACCGGCTCTATGCCCACCGCGTTGGAGCAGATGTTGACCACGCGGCTGTCATGCCAGCGGCAGACAATGATCTCCTCACTCTCATCCACTTTGTAATCAAACGAACCCCTCTTCAACTTCTTCAGTTCCTTGGGATCTTTAAGGGGACATCGCTCCGTTCTGTATTCACGGACAGTTCCTGTcgccttcactcctttcttccTCAAAATGGACATCAGTTTGACACTTGTAAAAACCTTGTCCAAAAATATGTGGTACGGCAGACAGCCACGTGCCTGAAGCGCATCTACAAATTTGACCACCATGCTGCCTCCCAGGTCCAGGCCCCTGCCGGGCTTCGTGAACAGCGTGCCCTGCGAGGGCTCGAACCACACCAGGTAGCCCCTGCTGGTTGTCCCACACCAAATCTTGTAGCCCAGGCGCACAGGCTTCCCTGCGGGCAGCTGCTTGGATCCCCGGTGTCCGAAGTACTCACACATGGACTCTCCGAAGCTGTAGAACTCTTCCAAGGGTGCGTGCTTCTGGAAATTGCAGTTCATCCGGACGATGAGAGGCCTGACCTTGGCAAACCGGTCACTTTCATCCAGCTCATTATTATCTGCAAAATGCAGGTATGAGAAGATCAGCTCAAACCGGTCCCTCCGGATTGCATCAGCCACGAGATGGTGATGGGAATCAGGAGACGTTTCCCAAAACATCCTTCTCCTTGGGTAGGAGATGTACCCGCTCAAGATCAAAATGCCCAGAACACACTTCAGCTCCTGGGCCGTGAGACCCAGGCTGACATTTTTCTGACAAGCATAACGATTGGTTTCATCAACAATAAAATTAATTGTGCCTTCATCAAAAAACAATTCAAAGAGGCCCACAGGACTCAGCTCCTGGCTTCTGAGATCTTCCATATGAGGATCTGACGCTGTCCAGCTGCTGAAGTCCGGCCGGATGTCTCTTTTGGTCCAAACGCGCTGAGGCTCCACTCCTGCCCTCCGCTTCTTCCTGGCTGGCTGCAGGTCGTCCTCATCCTCCCCAGGGCCAGAATCCTCGGGCACAACAAAGGCGTGCAGCACGCTGCCGGGCAGGTGGGTTCCTCGCCGGCCATCTTCATCGCCCGAGTCCTCATCAGTGAAGTCCCCCGCAGCGTTACTGGGTGGTGCGATGTAGATCTCCTCCCTACTGTGGCCAGATTCGTCTTCCTCCAGGGCATTCAGAACCTCGAGCAACTTCATGGACTTAAGCTTTGAGCCAGCACCTCTCCCAGGAGTGAGGTTGCTACAGTGACAGGAAACAGAACGAAGAGAGGCCACGCAGGAAAGCTGGTGCTTTAGCAGAAAACCCCATTAAAACATTGCTCACAACGAGGACTCCTGCTGCAATGGCACCTCGGACTGGGCACTGCCAGGCACAGCACCAGATGAGTGAATTTTCCGGACAAACACAGATTACCGCTTTAAGCGCAAAAGTATTTTAATGACAAGAAGTATTCTAAAGAGGTATTTCATAACCCCTTTCCTTGTTAAATAAAATGTTCTGTATAGAGGACACCCTCCAGTGACGAATCAGGGCCACTGGTATCACCTGCAATTGGAAACCTGGGCCACTGAAGTCCCCTGATGTCCCCTGACACAGTGGTCCCAGCTGCTCTACTTTCAGACTTTAGCCATATCtatctcttccctttctcttatTCATTTGGCAAAGTTTCCTTACTTTCCAAATTCTCAAGCTCGCCCTGCTTGAACACTCAACCACCCAAATTCAGGAGCTAAACCAATTCAGACAGATTTTCACAAGGCTCTCTCAATATCTGACACACTACTGCATACTAATTGCAATTCACAAGCCAAACAGA
Proteins encoded:
- the PGBD2 gene encoding piggyBac transposable element-derived protein 2, producing the protein MASSSSNLTPGRGAGSKLKSMKLLEVLNALEEDESGHSREEIYIAPPSNAAGDFTDEDSGDEDGRRGTHLPGSVLHAFVVPEDSGPGEDEDDLQPARKKRRAGVEPQRVWTKRDIRPDFSSWTASDPHMEDLRSQELSPVGLFELFFDEGTINFIVDETNRYACQKNVSLGLTAQELKCVLGILILSGYISYPRRRMFWETSPDSHHHLVADAIRRDRFELIFSYLHFADNNELDESDRFAKVRPLIVRMNCNFQKHAPLEEFYSFGESMCEYFGHRGSKQLPAGKPVRLGYKIWCGTTSRGYLVWFEPSQGTLFTKPGRGLDLGGSMVVKFVDALQARGCLPYHIFLDKVFTSVKLMSILRKKGVKATGTVREYRTERCPLKDPKELKKLKRGSFDYKVDESEEIIVCRWHDSRVVNICSNAVGIEPVGLSSHHSGAARTQSQVHQPSLVRLYQEKVGGVGRMDQNIAKYKVKIRGMKWYSSFIGYVIDAALNNAWQLHRICCRDAQVDLLAFRRYVACVYLESNADTSSQGRRSRRLETESRFDMIGHWIIHQDKRTRCALCHSQTNTRCEKCQKGVHAKCFRAYHIR